One genomic segment of Candidatus Paceibacterota bacterium includes these proteins:
- a CDS encoding DUF192 domain-containing protein, with product MDFFKRIIFFFGFLFLFIFPFKNEDIRVIEIGEEEFVVEISRTEKEKRKGLSKRENLKEGHGMLFLYKEEGNFTYQTMEMLFPIDIVFINKKEVVEVFRDVLPGNVVEATKKADAVFETTANSKVNEGDTVLY from the coding sequence ATGGATTTTTTTAAAAGAATTATCTTTTTTTTCGGTTTTTTGTTTCTTTTTATTTTTCCTTTTAAAAATGAAGATATCAGAGTCATAGAAATAGGGGAAGAAGAATTTGTTGTTGAAATAAGTAGAACAGAAAAAGAAAAAAGAAAAGGATTGTCAAAAAGGGAAAACTTAAAAGAGGGGCATGGGATGCTTTTCCTTTATAAAGAAGAGGGGAATTTTACCTATCAAACAATGGAAATGCTTTTTCCTATTGATATTGTTTTTATCAATAAAAAAGAGGTTGTTGAAGTTTTCAGAGATGTTTTGCCCGGAAACGTCGTGGAGGCGACAAAAAAGGCAGATGCTGTTTTTGAAACTACTGCTAACAGCAAAGTTAACGAGGGGGATACGGTTTTATATTGA
- a CDS encoding PH domain-containing protein, producing MINVNPNEKILLIKRRHSFVLFAELFPFILLFLLTVFGMLFLLLYQNEEGLRDFLGKIPFLYSFSINLYLASFFVLSIILIVILHFIFIVFAHYYLDCWIITSERTIHTELRSLFSRFYSSVSHNRIQDVTVDIHGIFPMIFKYGDLKIQTAGAFGNFVFRQIPDPYKTKDILLGAFKPEEKRDKVVI from the coding sequence ATGATTAATGTTAATCCAAATGAGAAAATACTTTTGATAAAAAGAAGGCATTCGTTTGTTCTTTTTGCTGAACTTTTTCCTTTTATTCTCCTTTTTTTATTAACTGTTTTCGGAATGTTATTTCTTCTTCTTTATCAAAACGAAGAAGGACTTAGAGATTTTTTAGGGAAAATTCCTTTTTTATATTCCTTTTCAATAAATCTTTATCTTGCCTCTTTCTTTGTTTTATCTATTATTCTTATCGTAATCTTGCATTTTATTTTTATCGTTTTTGCTCATTATTACCTTGATTGCTGGATTATTACAAGCGAAAGGACAATACATACGGAATTGAGAAGTTTGTTTAGCAGATTTTATTCAAGCGTTTCCCATAACAGAATTCAGGATGTTACCGTTGATATTCATGGAATTTTCCCGATGATTTTTAAATATGGCGATTTAAAAATTCAGACAGCAGGAGCGTTTGGAAATTTTGTTTTTCGGCAAATTCCCGATCCTTACAAGACAAAAGATATTCTTCTTGGCGCTTTTAAACCGGAAGAGAAAAGAGATAAAGTGGTAATTTAA
- a CDS encoding GerMN domain-containing protein has product MRNKVLIFSLLGIVAAMAFVFFAFSYFASVPATPISSQEIAKEWVENNALTYLFDGFDLQLKDARILDCPTCLEFTYSFFSTSSGYGDRTEQFTAQVITPHDIVITVEDGIVIKAITDGVFSEIDNMMISNEEALETEMMKVLVFFGKTGEEEIPFPVERELPKTEGVAMASLLALLEGPTEEEVNEGYFTLINPGVIVQGIVIRDGVAEVDFNSRLNEVAGSATVLFIRLQIEETLKQFETIDEVIISIDKETEDILQP; this is encoded by the coding sequence ATGAGAAATAAAGTTTTGATTTTTTCTCTTTTGGGAATTGTAGCTGCAATGGCGTTTGTTTTCTTCGCATTTTCCTATTTTGCCTCTGTGCCGGCTACGCCTATTTCATCGCAGGAAATTGCCAAAGAATGGGTTGAGAATAACGCTTTGACGTATCTTTTTGACGGTTTTGATCTTCAATTAAAAGATGCGAGAATTCTTGATTGTCCGACCTGTCTTGAATTTACCTATTCGTTTTTTTCAACTTCATCTGGCTACGGAGATAGAACAGAGCAATTTACAGCTCAAGTTATAACTCCCCACGATATAGTAATTACGGTTGAAGATGGAATCGTAATTAAAGCCATAACTGACGGAGTTTTTTCTGAAATTGATAACATGATGATTTCAAATGAAGAGGCCCTTGAAACAGAAATGATGAAAGTTCTTGTCTTTTTTGGAAAAACAGGAGAAGAGGAGATACCTTTTCCAGTAGAAAGAGAACTGCCGAAAACAGAGGGAGTTGCAATGGCATCTCTTCTTGCCTTGCTTGAAGGTCCAACAGAAGAAGAAGTAAATGAGGGATATTTTACATTGATTAATCCCGGTGTTATTGTCCAGGGAATAGTTATTAGAGACGGAGTTGCAGAAGTGGATTTTAATAGCCGTCTTAATGAAGTTGCCGGATCAGCCACGGTTTTATTTATCCGTCTTCAAATAGAAGAAACTTTGAAGCAGTTTGAAACCATAGATGAAGTTATAATATCAATTGACAAAGAAACGGAGGATATTCTTCAACCTTAA